A genome region from Arachis duranensis cultivar V14167 chromosome 8, aradu.V14167.gnm2.J7QH, whole genome shotgun sequence includes the following:
- the LOC107460490 gene encoding phosphomevalonate kinase, peroxisomal has protein sequence MAVVASAPGKVLITGGYLILERPNAGLVLSTNARFYAIVKPLHNEIQPDSWAWAWADVRLTSPQLGREGHYKLALKNLTVQSVSSSSEGGNPFVEYAVQYSVAAAYATLDNNKKEVLHKLLLQGLDITILGCNDFYSYRNEIERRGLPLTPESLASIPPFASITFNTDDGNGDCKPEVAKTGLGSSAAMTTAVVGALLHYLGVIKLSSSKDQQDRKDYTDIDLLHKIAQTAHCIAQGKVGSGFDVSSAVYGSQRYVRFSPEVISSVQVAAQALPAPEVISDILNGNWDHERTEFSLPPLMTLLLGEPGTGGSSTPSMVGAVKKWQKSDPQKSLDTWRRLSEANSQLEIQLNFLSKLAKEQWDAYKSVIDSCSKLRSEKWIEQASEPNKEAVIKALLGAKEAMLGIRYHMRLMGEAAGVPIEPESQTKLLDATLNLEGVLLAGVPGAGGFDAVFAVTLGDSSSNVTKTWSSLNVLALLVKEDPCGVSLESADPRTNEITSAVSSIHIE, from the exons ATGGCCGT GGTTGCATCTGCACCTGGGAAGGTGTTAATCACCGGTGGTTACCTGATTTTGGAGAGACCCAACGCAGGTCTCGTGCTTAGTACGAATGCTCGCTTTTACGCCATTGTTAAGCCTCTTCACAACGAAATCCAACCTGATAGCTGGGCTTGG GCTTGGGCAGACGTCAGATTAACGTCTCCGCAGCTCGGCAGAGAAGGACACTACAAGCTCGCGCTCAAGAATCTCACTGTCCAAAGTGTTTCTTCCTCAAG TGAAGGGGGAAATCCTTTTGTGGAATATGCAGTGCAGTATTCTGTGGCTGCtgcttatgcaacattggataacAATAAAAAGGAAGTGTTGCACAAGCTTCTCTTACAAG GACTTGACATCACCATTTTGGGTTGCAATGATTTCTATTCATATAGAAATGAG ATTGAGAGACGTGGACTCCCTTTGACACCGGAGTCATTGGCGAGTATTCCTCCTTTTGCATCCATAACGTTCAATACTGATGATGGTAATGGAGATTGCAAGCCTGAAGTAGCTAAGACTGGTTTGGGCTCATCTGCTGCTATGACAACTGCTGTAGTTGGTGCTTTACTTCATTACCTTGGTGTCATAAAGCTTTCCTCTTCTAAAGATCAACAGGATAGGAAGGATTACACAGATATTGATTTGTTGCATAAAATAGCTCAAACTGCTCATTGTATTGCCCAAGGAAAAGTTGGCAGTGGGTTTGATGTCAGTTCAGCTGTGTATGGCAGTCAACGTTATGTGCGGTTTTCACCGGAAGTGATTTCCTCCGTACAG GTTGCAGCACAAGCATTGCCTGCACCAGAAGTTATCAGTGACATTCTGAATGGAAACTGGGACCATGAGAGGACTGAGTTCTCTTTACCACCTTTGATGACTCTG TTACTAGGAGAACCAGGAACTGGTGGTTCATCTACGCCATCAATGGTTGGTGCTGTAAAAAAATGGCAAAAGTCtgaccctcagaaatccctggACACATGGAGAAGACTGTCAGAGGCGAATTCGCAGTTAGAAATTCAACTGAACTTTTTGAGTAAATTAGCAAAGGAACAATGGGATGCATATAAATCTGTGATTGATAGCTGCAGCAAGCTCAGATCAGAAAAG TGGATAGAGCAAGCTTCTGAACCCAACAAGGAAGCAGTTATTAAAGCATTGCTAGGTGCAAAAGAAGCTATGCTTGGGATTAGATATCATATGCGCCTAATGGGTGAGGCTGCAGGTGTTCCT ATTGAACCAGAATCACAAACAAAACTTTTAGATGCTACACTGAACTTGGAAGGAGTGTTGTTGGCTGGAGTTCCAGGAGCAGGAGGATTTGATGCTGTCTTTGCTGTTACTTTGGGAGATTCAAGCAGCAATGTGACAAAAACATGGAGCTCACTCAATGTACTTGCCCTTCTGGTTAAAGAAGATCCTTGTGGCGTTTCTTTAGAAAGTGCTGACCCTAGAACAAATGAAATCACTTCAGCTGTATCTTCAATTCATATTGAATAA